One window of the Cryptomeria japonica chromosome 7, Sugi_1.0, whole genome shotgun sequence genome contains the following:
- the LOC131074276 gene encoding protein DETOXIFICATION 54: METENPQKMNNKMVGETDEELRRFPTLSQAVQELKELCGIGLPMTAMNLLVYTRAMVSVFCMGRLGSLELAGGALAIGFTNITGYSVLYGLATGMDPVCGQAFGSKNWALIGLCLQRTILMLLSACIPIALLWLNLQRIMLRLGQDPAITEVAGVYCFYALPDLLANSLLQPLRVYMRSQGITTPMMWCSLLAVLIHVPLTLLLVFVFRFGVQGVAIATWCTNFNMLFLLVAYLAYTGVCKNTWVGWSVECLKQWWPLLHLALPSCFAVCLEWWWYEIMTLLAGYLPSPQVTVATAAIVIQTTSLLYSFPMALGSSVSTRVGNELGASRPARARNATIVALGCAVLVAVMSLTWTTILRNLWGRVFTQDQGVLSLTAAVLPIIGLCELGNCPQTTGCGVLRGSARPAVGARINLGSFYFVGTPVALFLAFKLKQGFVGLIYGLVAAQLACALSIIVVILRTDWEFEANRAKQISGSDVAEKFDEELGLLTEKM, encoded by the exons ATGGAGACGgagaatcctcaaaagatgaacaACAAGATGGTTGGCGAAACAGACGAGGAGTTGCGCAGATTTCCTACTCTGTCACAA GCGGTGCAGGAGCTGAAGGAGTTATGTGGGATCGGGCTACCCATGACGGCGATGAACTTGCTGGTGTACACACGGGCAATGGTGTCGGTCTTCTGCATGGGGAGGCTAGGGAGCCTAGAGCTGGCGGGCGGGGCATTGGCGATCGGGTTCACAAACATAACGGGCTACTCTGTCCTCTACGGGCTGGCGACGGGCATGGACCCGGTGTGCGGGCAGGCGTTTGGATCAAAGAACTGGGCCCTGATCGGACTGTGTCTGCAGCGGACGATCCTGATGCTGCTATCGGCCTGCATTCCCATCGCACTGCTCTGGTTAAATCTGCAGCGGATAATGCTGCGGCTGGGGCAGGACCCGGCTATAACAGAGGTTGCCGGGGTTTACTGCTTTTATGCTTTGCCCGATCTTTTAGCCAACAGTCTCCTGCAGCCACTGCGCGTTTACATGCGCTCACAGGGGATCACCACACCCATGATGTGGTGCTCTTTACTCGCAGTCCTCATCCACGTGCCGCTCACCCTGTTACTCGTCTTCGTATTCCGCTTCGGCGTACAAGGCGTCGCCATTGCCACTTGGTGTACCAATTTCAACATGCTGTTCCTGCTCGTCGCTTACTTGGCATACACAGGGGTCTGCAAGAACACGTGGGTGGGGTGGTCCGTGGAGTGCCTGAAGCAGTGGTGGCCGCTGCTTCACCTCGCTCTTCCCAGCTGTTTTGCCGTATGCCTCGAATGGTGGTGGTACGAGATAATGACGCTCCTAGCAGGCTACCTGCCTTCCCCCCAGGTGACTGTGGCCACTGCTGCGATCGTGATCCAGACTACGTCATTGCTCTACTCGTTTCCCATGGCTCTGGGGTCCTCTGTTTCTACGCGTGTGGGAAACGAGCTCGGAGCTAGCCGCCCTGCGCGTGCACGGAACGCGACCATTGTAGCCCTGGGATGCGCGGTCTTGGTGGCCGTCATGAGTCTGACGTGGACAACTATCTTACGCAACCTATGGGGCCGCGTGTTTACCCAAGACCAAGGGGTGTTGTCGTTGACTGCCGCGGTTCTACCAATCATAGGCCTCTGCGAGCTGGGGAACTGTCCCCAGACTACCGGATGTGGGGTCCTACGTGGCAGTGCGAGGCCAGCTGTTGGCGCCAGAATCAACCTCGGATCGTTTTACTTCGTGGGGACGCCTGTGGCCTTGTTCTTGGCGTTCAAATTGAAGCAGGGCTTCGTGGGCCTCATTTATGGCCTCGTTGCTGCCCAGCTGGCTTGTGCTTTGTCAATTATAGTTGTCATCTTGAGGACTGATTGGGAATTTGAGGCCAACAGGGCTAAGCAGATTAGCGGATCTGATGTTGCTgagaaatttgatgaagagctaGGACTTTTAACAGAAAAAatgtaa